GGAGGGTCTCTTCCACGCTACGACCGACGGGGAGATCATTGATACTTAGATGCTTGATGATCCCGTTTGGATCAATGATGAAGAGTCCTCTGTAATTGAGCAAGAATTCAGGGAATGCAAATCACGTTCCAAGACCAAACACAAGAAACTGGACCAAAACCAAACACGAGCAAGGCAGTTACTCTTAGATGCACATATCAGAGTTAAGAGTAGCAATACAGCATTTGATATATTGTTTGTTAGTGCAGTGATCAAAAGCCAAGAACCAGTCAACTGCTATGGTATTGTGAAATTACCGAGTATATGCATAAAGACTATTAAATCGAGACAGATGTGTAACAAAGGTAGAACTTCTAATTCCACCTATATTCAAAGTTAATAGTTGGCATTCTTCTCATGTCTTTCTGATATGAAAATCCGAAGGTATTGAGTGAAGAGTTGCTTACACATTAAGCTAATAAATGAAATCCTGTTGCATATAAACATTTGTGAAAACCAAAGTCCCAGTCTGACCATATCAATTAACTTAATTTGTCAACAAACAAATGTCAGAAGTTCCTGATCCAAAGAGATCAGGAACCGAAGGTCTCCAGAAGACTCCTACCCAATCCGATGGATCTCAAGGACCACTATTTGCTTTTAATAAGTATTCCCATGGTAGAGAACAAAATGTCAAATTTTTTACTCTAGATAATTATAAGATTGACTGTAGTGGCCTCTAGGACTACCGCTTTAGAAACTTCTCACACAGAAGTTAAGGCAGTCTCTTCTcccttcagaagaaagaaaacaaacaaaccaaccaaccaacccacccacccccaaaaaaaccccaccaccaccaccaaaaaaaaaaagggacagaccTAAAttgtgaaaaaatgtaaaatattgtaCAATGCTCTTCTATCCTACTCTTGTCTTCCTTAGCGACATGGTGTTCTCCCACTCACTCAGAAGAGAATAGCTGGCTTTCCCCTGCATGCATTCTCAGAGAGACCTGGAACCATTCTCAACTTAATGGCCATAATGACCATGTGCCCTTTTCCTAGGGTGGGATCCAGCAGAAATTCTGCAGAAAAAGTAACATCTTACAGTCTTCATCTGATCCTTGTGCAGTTTCTCCTGCAGGAGGAGACAGTATGGCTCACATCATTTTAGGTTGGGTTGTGTCACAACTGAGTTACTGGCAATCATGCATTACCTTAGTGCTATGCCAGGTCCTTCTAGCAGCACACCATAATCACGGGAGATTTGTTTTGTGAGGTCCGACAGAACTGGAATATTCATTTTGCCTAAACCGCCGCTCTAGAAAAAAGGGTGAGATTCCGTTTTGTTACAAAATGCTTTTTAACATTATCCTTCTTGAGTTGCTGGATTCAGTGCTCTTGAGGGTATACTAACAACAAAACACATTTGTGCCACTTGCTCCATGAAAGGAATCACAGGAGGGTAGGGGAtccttgtttgcttgcttttggttggcttgttttgtttgtgtttttaaagcagtCAGGAACATTTCGTTTCTTTGCAACATGAAAACTTCTTTTGTACTGAGCATGTTAGAATTGCTTATTTTGGTGGTAAAAGGCTACCTCTGACAACAGTCATAAATTTGCAGAAATATTTCCCTTGTACCCTATTCGGGAGCTTTGAATACAAAAATTTCTACTGcatatttaagtgttcaaaattaAACAAGATGAACATGGTGGcgagggaaaggaaaacaaacctgcATACTATGAACAGACAAAACTCAAGGCTTCTAACAGCCACCCTAAGTATGTCAGAGTTCTGCTGCTCGCTCTATTTAGTgcgcctttttttttccccctctcccccaaatcaATTTAAATACTATTTGGAGAGTCAACCaagatttctttcagttttgcaaCATACTGGAACGGCAAGAGAGATAAGCTCTCTATCCTTGAAACGAGCCCGGAGTTTGTTAGCTTTTCTATTCCTGGCATTATCAGTGAATCATTGTGTAATCTCAGTCACTCAGACCCTGCAGCAGAGTTCTCATATGCAGAGCTCTGAACGCAGATGTCGGAGAAACCAAGGCCTTAGCTTCTCCGGGTGTCAGTTTCCCGTCTGCGCCACCACGGAATTCTTTCCACCCTTTGCAGGGCGTTTTGCTCCACGTGCACCGAGCCGTGCCTGACTGGCATACGCTGAACAGCTTTCGCATAAAGCGATGAAGTCAGTCCACAATCACATTTTAGAGCTTTGAACAAAgcatacagaaaattaaatactctCAGTAGGTTCAGCCAAGCCGTATTAAATCTAGCAAACTCTCCTCCCGCCCTGTACGTTACAACGGCAAAGCTAGGCACCGGGAGGCAGCCCAGTCTGCCAGCACTACTGCAGACTGCTGTCCGCACAACCACATGGGTAACGACTGATGGCACAGCAGCTTCTGCGCCTTCCTGCGACACGTCTCGTTCTCTACAACTAACCAAACCAGTGAGGTGCTTTATGTGATCAAAAGCGGGCATTTTTATATGTATCTGAAAAAGGCTCCTCTCCAGTAAAAGGCCGTCTTTAGCACTTTCTTTccctgaagaaagctgaaaaccTCTGTTTGCGTTGCAGAAGTGGAACTATTTAAGCAAGTGAGAGTTAATAATACAAGTGCTCCAATAAACTTGTCATTCTTCTGCTTCCATTCTGAAGCCACCACTGTTAGGTATTGGTTAACAGTAATGGCTAAACAGCTGCTGTTCATTTTCTGTGAGGGTGCACACAAACCATCAGCTGTAACAAGCAGCTTAGGACAGTGATGTGTATAACGAGCATTTGTCTTTCAGATAAACATATAAGGATATCATGTAACCTACAAGACTATtaagagagcaaaacaaagataaaaaaatgaTTAAGGAAAAGAGCCAGAAAACAAAGATTGAGGTCAGAATTATGTCATCAAATGTAGACGTTAATCACCTCACATATCACTTTAGGCAGTCTATTGAAATCTATGTTTGCACAATTGTTTATTCAACTCTTCTTCTCAGGAGCtcttgtgaaaagaaaacaaaccaacagagaAAGTCCCAAACAGCTGCTCAATTCATACCTTTCGTGGCGTATTTATCCAGGCCAGATGACAAAAATGAGAATCCACAGAAACTGCCACCACGTCACAGTTCACATCATGAAATTCATTTGCTTTGTTGCTGAAAGCCACAATTTCTGTGGGGCAGACAAAGGTGCTGGGTGGGAAGAGAGAACAGGCTGTAATGATTCTGCAATCTTTTTAGAGAGTTTTTTAGAAAAGACTCATGTCTGTTTCTAGGCACTAATGCAGCCACGTGTTTTCTTTAGCCTGATAATTTTGACCATGTTTCCTCCTTAAGATTAGGTTCAGTCAGCCTCAAAGCAACAGCCATAGCCACCTAGCTGGCACACCAGTTCTCAACTCTCAGTTCTAGACAGATTTTTTGCAGATGGAAAAACTGTCTCTGCTAGACACTCTCTAGACAGAGAGTTTTTGGAAACTATAGCAGAAAGGACTGCAGATTAAATCCTCCCCCATGTGCCCCAACTACACCAGGATGCTCTTGGTGATTCAAGTCTTCTGGACAGGCTCAACCCTGTCTGTTCACCTTGTGCTCTGGAGCTGGCTAGCTGCCGTTCTGCTGGCCTTGCTGCTTAAAAGACAGAGTCTCCAACGCACCCCCAAACTGCAAAGCAATGCCCTCACCCCTGGGATCTGCTGTAAGAGGAACCACACTTGCAAGGCCACATCTACTTCCTGAAGCAGTCCCAGCAGCTAGAAGATGCTCTCCAGCCACCAGATCCATTGCTTTAGCACACAATGGCCATTTGCCCCCAAGTCTTATCGCTCACGCTCTAGAAACAGACACATCTGCCTTGCAAGACTAGCCCGGATAAGGTAAAACCAGCCGCTTTAGACAGCAATGATCTGCAGCTCTTCTGATGACCTTCGGCAAGGCAGGAGGCCCATCGGAACGGGGAGAAACGCGCACTCACAAGTCCAGGGGGTAGAAGAAGAGCACCAGGTATTTCCCCTTGAAATCATCCAGGCTCAGCTCCTTGAACTCTCCGTTAACAACAGCCGTTCCTTTAAAAAACGGGGCGTGTTGTGTAACCGCCGGAGCAAACCGCCAGGAGCCTGTGAGGGAGAAAACAGAGCTGCGGGCTGTGCCaccgcgggccgggccgccgccagccgccccgccgagccccggggccaggccgggccgcgccgccgccgccgccgcctccgcctcctcctcctcctcccgggcgcagccgCAAGGGCGGCCGGCAGGCCGCAGGAGACGTTCCCGCCGCCTTgcccggggtggggtggggggcgtgTGTgtccccgccgcgctccccgcacTTACCGAGGCTGAGCTGGCGGCGGGCGCAGGGCAGGGGCCGCGCCGTCAGGctcctcccggcggcggcggcagcagcgggcacctgcggggggacagggagggtcAGAGCCGCCGGGGGttggggcgcgggggcggccgcggtggGTCACTCACTCACCGCGGTCCGCAGGAGCCTTCCCAGCGCGGCGGCCATGTTGagcgcagcggcggcgggcggagccggACCCTGCGGGCGCTTGAAGGGAcggggcggggagaggcggctccGGGCCCGCGgcaccgcccgcccccgccgggcgcgCTGCCACCGGgcggccgtgccccccgccccggaccGCGGCTTAGTGGCTGGGAACGGGGCGATGCGGGGCGCCTTCCCTGGGCTGAACCTGTCGGCGCTGCGGTCGTGGGCCCCCGTCCTCGCAGGCCGTGCGGCGGCCGAGCTGAGGCTGGGGGGGTGTTCGCTGTGGGCTTCCCGCTGGCGGGGCTGCCTGTGGGAGCTGGTTTTGCTGGATGCTGACACCGGCCGAAACGGAGCAAACAGCATGGCTTGTGCGCAGAAACCCTCCAGATACAAACTTTTCAAACGCAGTTGGTCTGACTTTATTGACCTGGCTCAGATTATAGTTGTTTAATCATAATTAAACAATTACAGCGTGATAGCCGTTTGCCTGTTTAGCTCCTCTCGGCTGTGAGCTGATGCAAACCAAGTCATTGCCTGATTTCCCGCACAGGCACTTATTGCTGCTAATGGGCAGCGCTGCGTTAAGCTGAATGTGTCTGTGGCCTCCGTCTGCCCTGGAGATTTGTCCCAGTTCTGTTCCCTGCATGGACCATCAGCGGGGAACCACACAGGTGCAGCCCTAGGAAGAGCAGTTGGGGTGTATGTTAGCTCTGGGGGAGGTAGGAGAGTCATAAAACCCCGTCACAGGCCTCCTGTCTCCTGCCAGGTGAAAGCAGTGCAGGAAAGGTGTACAGCTGGTAGAAGGTACCATACCTGATACATACAAACCTGTTTCCCTGAAGCTGGGGGCTTCAGAGAGTCTGCTGTTGAAGCCCAAGCTCCCACAACTCGAGCTAAAGGAGCTACTTTAACAGGGTCAGTTGAGCAGTACAAGGTTTTCTCAGgctatttttgttaaataacGGATGGTGGCAGCAACAGAGATCACCTTCACCAAGAAGCCGCCAGCTGCCCGCCCTGTTTTAGGCCACATGCTTTGGAGCAGCACAAGCAGTGTGCACAACCCAGAGTACTGAAAATCACACACTTTCTGAAagcccatttttcttttctcagcttctttttgtgtgtttcttcatCTAAGTAGTCAAATTGA
Above is a genomic segment from Calonectris borealis chromosome 7, bCalBor7.hap1.2, whole genome shotgun sequence containing:
- the PRDX3 gene encoding thioredoxin-dependent peroxide reductase, mitochondrial yields the protein MAAALGRLLRTAVPAAAAAAGRSLTARPLPCARRQLSLGSWRFAPAVTQHAPFFKGTAVVNGEFKELSLDDFKGKYLVLFFYPLDFTFVCPTEIVAFSNKANEFHDVNCDVVAVSVDSHFCHLAWINTPRKSGGLGKMNIPVLSDLTKQISRDYGVLLEGPGIALRGLFIIDPNGIIKHLSINDLPVGRSVEETLRLVKAFQYVETHGEVCPANWTPDSPTIKPSPEASKEYFEKVHT